Proteins encoded together in one Macadamia integrifolia cultivar HAES 741 chromosome 8, SCU_Mint_v3, whole genome shotgun sequence window:
- the LOC122086834 gene encoding receptor-like protein 34, which translates to MISKCFGHLIGNLSVLNLEQNNLNGPIPEAYTKRCKLQIFKVNGNQLQGKLPRSLENCKNMEVLDVGNNQLSGTFPFWLESLPQLRVLVLQSNKFYGPITQKPKVVADSHSPFPMLHVFDISLNSFTGKLPLEYICQWKSMLVTDKPQLAHYISWQNSSSLADLIYEVKLKIVSKGISLEMEKVIETFTTINLSYNKFRGNISVAIGELRALMGLNFSANDLTGQIPSSLAQLTMLESLDLSKNILSREIPQRLGSLTFLAVLNLSPNHFTGMIPQDNQFGTFSVASYEGNEGLCGFPLPKRCGITERALPPASIDSTSLLDWRFVIAGYCSGVIIGVLIGQTMFWRIIGCFKLTSRMKRFKPKQKSKKSKRHGRGI; encoded by the coding sequence ATGATTTCCAAGTGTTTTGGTCACTTGATTGGTAATCTAAGTGTCCTAAATCTTGAGCAGAACAACTTGAATGGACCCATTCCTGAAGCTTACACCAAACGATGCAAACTACAGATATTCAAAGTCAATGGGAATCAACTACAGGGGAAATTACCAAGATCATTGGAAAATTGCAAGAATATGGAGGTGTTAGATGTTGGAAATAACCAGTTGAGTGGCACCTTCCCCTTCTGGTTGGAAAGCCTACCCCAGTTGCGTGTTTTGGTGTTGCAATCTAACAAATTCTATGGTCCCATTACACAAAAACCAAAGGTTGTTGCTGATTCTCATTCTCCCTTCCCAATGCTACATGTTTTTGACATCTCTCTCAACAGTTTCACAGGAAAATTGCCACTGGAATATATTTGTCAATGGAAATCAATGTTGGTTACAGATAAACCTCAACTTGCCCATTATATAAGTTGGCAAAATTCAAGTTCTCTTGCAGATCTTATCTATGAAGTTAAGCTCAAGATTGTAAGCAAAGGAATAAGTTTGGAGATGGAGAAGGTCATAGAAACATTCACCACCATAAATCTTTCTTACAACAAGTTTCGAGGAAATATTTCAGTTGCAATTGGGGAACTTAGAGCACTCATGGGGCTCAATTTTTCTGCAAATGACCTCACAGGGCAAATTCCATCTTCACTTGCTCAGCTGACCATGCTTGAGTCCTTGgatctttccaaaaatattttatcaaGGGAAATCCCCCAACGATTGGGAAGCCTCACATTCCTTGCAGTTTTGAATCTATCACCAAACCATTTCACAGGAATGATACCACAAGACAACCAATTTGGAACATTCTCAGTTGCTTCATATGAAGGGAATGAGGGATTATGTGGATTTCCACTACCTAAAAGATGTGGAATAACAGAAAGAGCACTACCTCCAGCTTCGATAGATTCAACAAGTTTACTTGATTGGAGATTTGTGATTGCAGGGTATTGTTCCGGGGTGATAATTGGGGTGTTGATTGGACAAACCATGTTTTGGAGGATCATTGGTTGCTTTAAGTTAACATCAAGAATGAAAAGATTCAAGCCAAAGCAAAAGTCAAAGAAGAGCAAAAGGCATGGGAGAGGAATATGA